The following proteins come from a genomic window of Erpetoichthys calabaricus chromosome 18, fErpCal1.3, whole genome shotgun sequence:
- the hesx1 gene encoding homeobox expressed in ES cells 1, whose translation MLSAGFSGCNDRKSTFTIESILGLDRATDECPSAGKQHRARTGADVPLQEDIASLTFTVPKSQMAEDKSSLGEPQASESFKRALNWYIGRRPRTAFSVAQIEVLESVFRVNSYPGIDVREELAQKLELDEDRIQIWFQNRRAKLKRSHRESQFLIVKKVFTNLQEQSGR comes from the exons ATGCTCTCCGCTGGCTTCTCTGGCTGTAACGACAGAAAAAGCACCTTCACTATCGAGAGCATTCTAGGACTCGACAGGGCGACAGATGAATGCCCCTCAGCGGGCAAGCAACACAGGGCACGGACGG ggGCAGATGTGCCACTGCAGGAGGACATTGCTTCACTCACATTTACAGTGCCCAAAAGCCAGATGGCTGAAGATAAAAGCTCTCTGGGTGAGCCGCAGGCTTCAGAGTCCTTCAAGCGGGCACTCAACTGGTACATTGGACGCCGGCCACGTACCGCCTTCAGCGTTGCTCAG ATCGAAGTCCTGGAAAGTGTATTTCGTGTGAACTCCTATCCTGGCATTGACGTTAGAGAGGAGCTCGCTCAGAAACTGGAGTTGGACGAGGACAGGATTCAA ATTTGGTTCCAGAACCGCCGGGCAAAGCTTAAAAGGTCACACAGAGAGTCTCAGTTTCTAATAGTGAAGAAAGTGTTCACGAACCTGCAGGAACAGTCTGGACGCTAG